CTGTACTATTTctgtgccaccagcagccaCATTACAACCAGAAATAATGGCATCAATTTCCCCCAGTTAGAAAAGTGAACATAACCAGAACCTCCACCCTCCTGCTACAGACCAGAATGTGTACATGCATTTTGCTAGCCTGTGAAAGATCTGACCCTGGACCTCATATAAACTGCTATCCCAGTGTACCATTTCAGAGCTCCACGTGGCATTTTTGCCATTCCAGAAATTCACTGAGGTGAAATATGCAGAGCCCGTAGCATGGATTTAAGTTAAAAATTACCTGCCACATTTCTACCTTCTGCTTCAATTCATCCTCTCCCAGAAATTCATTTATATCTGCAAGTGCTTTGGCTGCCAAAATTCTTCGAGCTTCCAAACTTAATTCTGACTGCAGAACAATGTGTGGAATTGTCTCTGACAGCTCTCTGTCACTCTTGCTTTCATATCCAATGGAAAAGCTCACTTTGGAAGAGGAAGAGTCAGAATCCTCAGAGAGATAGACTCTCCTGCCATATATATTGGTTTTGTGGTCCTTCCTGTGAACAGTCTCGTTGGCAAAGCTGTGCCTTGGCATTCCAGGTTCCTTGGGATTGTGCATGCACGCAAGGCCGGAGGAAAAGGTCTTGCTGCGTTGTACTTCTTTGATAGAGCTCCTTCTGTCATAGGAGCCATCCCTTCTTCCATCCAAATGAAATCTCCTTTGACTCGAGAACACACACGTGTTACGCACTAATGCCTCTTTGTTTAATTCCAGCTGTGGCTTTGCCTCACCTATTACAGAACATTCCTCCCCACTGTTCTGCTTGGGTTTGTTGTTCACTAAGATCTGAGCAGGCACTGTCCAGGCAGTGTCATCCTGTTCCAAAAGATACTCAGTTCTCCTTAGGTCTGACTCACTGTAGCTCAAACGCCTTCTCAGATGAGTAAGAGGCTGAAGGCATTCGACATTCCTTCTTTTACAGAAATCATCCCTTTCGTGTCCCAGGGAGAAGTGTGAGTCCTGGCTGTCGAGAGCAGAGGAGTGGGTGTGGGATGAGTCTGATGTGTCGCTGTCATGCCTGGCCAGCTCCTGCTCGAGCTCCGTGGATGCCAGCTGGGACATGGTCTTCTCAATCTCAGCTGAGAGGTCTGGGAtgtccagcagctctgcctctaCCACCTGTCTGTTCTCAGCCAGGTCCAGCAGCAGCTTACACACCAGGTGGATGAGTTTTGGCACGTGCTTGAGGTGCCTGCTCTCTAAGCCGTGGAGCAGGTGCCTCTGGCGGGTCAGGTACTGGGACAGGGTGACCGCGTGTGCCTTGGGCTCGCAGCACGCAAAGACATTGCGGAGGGGGACCAGGAACTGGGAGAACTCcctgacacacagcagctgcccccgGGTCTGGATGGAATTGGGCCTTTTGGCTCTGACAAACAGAATCGCTTGGTCAGCACTCATTCTGGTGGCAAAAACTAAGTAGCAAGCTATTAAAACACCTGGAAAATACAAAGACAGGATTAGTGAAGGAACTGTCAGACTCAAACAAATACTCAGTGGAAACACGGGATAGAAATTAATATAGGTGAAGACATATAGGTGATGCTGTTATGTAAATGTAATTGCCTGTGAAGAAGCACAAGACAGTGAAGCCCTGCTCACTGCACTGCAATGGGAGCTCCCCACAGCCTCTCCAGGAGTTCCACCATTCACAAACTTGGGAGCAATGGGGGCTTCTAAGCGAAGGACACAACCAAGAAGGACttgaaagaaacaaatgaaattttagGCGCTCCACCAAATCTATACGATCCAACAGTGAGTGGCAGGTTTATGAACATGTTATAAATACTGGACAATGAAAGTGTACCAGGAGAAATTTTCCCCTCCAAAAGCAGCTCTCACATTTGATTGTAATGGAACAACTATACAGATTAAAAACTTCTCTATCTTAcaggtttttggttttaataTACTAAAACTGATTTTCTCTAGCTGTTGAGGATATTTGGACGCAGTCATTTAGCACTTGTAACCATTTTATAGAGGTCCATCTTGCAATGACACAGAATTCTAGCCCAGTTATTACTGTTTTATAACCAGAGATGGTTGGAGTCTCTAGAGGaaccctggtgctgctcctgcacgAGACATATACCTGTCCTCCCAAGTCCTGCGTGGCAGTGAACAGccacccttccctcctgcagggCGAAAGACATCACCTTTACCATGTCAAGGATAGTTGTGAGAGATGCCACTCCATAATCCTTCCAtccaaaattataaaaataaactgaaataaaaagagagagagtgaTTTTCTGCCACACCGATTGTGCAAGGTGTAGTACTGTTTGCAGAGGAGAGATTACTAATAAGAAATTATAGTACTAGAATTGCATAATGGAGCTTAAAATCTGACTATATCTTGTTTGCAAGAGATTATTTTCGCATTTCAGTGTATGCTTGCTATTGAAACTTGATAGATACACGAAGCTAGCAAAGATTTGTCAAACTCAAGTTCAGCTAAAATGTAAAAGATGTAACAAAACAGTGATTCATGCAAAATTACTCAGCTATATACAGAAAGggcaattttttcttttcagaaataaaagcacttcttcagtcagcagctgctttttaCAAAGAGGcactttctctcttctcactataatatgaaaatacaaaaatactgtCAGGAGCAGTGTCCTCATAATAAAGTAACTTTTTATAGTCTCGGTAAGAAGACATGAGTGTACCAGAATTTGtgaatacagaagaaaaaaggaactgTTGTCCTTTCTTTAGAAACACCTGAACACAAACCCTCCATCTCTCTCTGTATAATATACACTCTTCAATAATGTGTTATTTGCTCTTCATTGTATTTGCCAGGTTTCACATTTTGTGCAATGTTTCCTACATAGCTGTGTTTAACTCACAGGAATTCAAGTAAAAATATCTTGAAATGCCAAAGTCAATAATTAATGAGGAACAACAGCAGGAGGGAACTTACTGCCAGCCTCCATAAAGGCTTCAGGAAGGTAGGTGAAGCcactctcctgctccagggggTTCCCACAGCTCGCATGCTCCCCAGGACGCTGAAGGTTAATTATGGTTTTTATGCCACATCTTAAGGAAGGAATACATGAGTCAAAGTATTATAGGCAGCCAAAATCTCATTGTCCCTTATTTTCTGAAACACATATTTATTCTTAGTGGAGAATAAATGTTTACCTGTAGAGCGTTAAAATGAAAGGATCTTTATCAACAATCCAAATCTAcgttgaaagaaaaaatggatCAGGAATTACACCAGTAATACTTACAATAAATAGTGACGATATTTTTTACCTTTCAAACTGCTCAATAATGTTGTACTTTTCAATTACTTCTGTTGAGGGTCGAGCCATAGCCAGGATGTTATCTGTTATCCTGAGAAATTagaaaagtaaataataatgttatcattaataattttttggTTATGAGTCTTCCAAAGTAAGAATACTGTTATATtcaagaaagagagaaatacCTTGGTGATTAgttagaaattacttttaaaaattctactATGCCATAGTGCTAGTGATAAATCCTATTAAACTGATACAGATTGAACATTATCAAAAGACTAGAACTGCTTAAATGCCAGGACATAAGTAAAAATTCCTTTGAATAGAAATCTGGACCCAGatccctgtttttccctttaAGGTTTTTAAATGCTGCTTAAGCATCTgctgttagaaaaaaaaaaaaatagtaagaaTGTCAAGAGACATTTCATGTGATTTTCCCTGCACGTGAACATCCTTCTGAACACACGCCCACATTATTTCATCTGCATGAAGTGCTTTTacttttcaatttctttaatTCATTTACATCCTAAACCTTAGTAGCCCAGAACAGCTTTTTAATAATTCATGACAGACGGGTATTTATTCTTTTGGATCTGAACCAAACCCACTGTATGTCAACAGGAACCTTTTCTTTCCTGGGCTGTGTACAACAGCCACTACATCAAGTTCTAATTCCAGATGAAATTCTCATTATGTTTTACACTTAGCAGCTGATTTTTAACAAGCCCAGCTATTTTGCCGCATTGAGCTGCTCACCAGGAGGAGTAGAGCCCCTTGAGGGCCTGCTCGTGCTCGGCCCAGCGCGCGGGGTTCTCGTACTTGCAGGCGCGGCCACCGCAGGCCATGGAGCACTGCATGTGCCCGGGGATGACGTGGCGCAGCCGCTCCCCCACCTTCGTGTACTTGGCCGTGGGGCGCCTCGAGCTCCCTGCGACACAGGCAGAGCCACGTTAGCCAGGAGCTCACTGAAAAATGCCACTTCAGCCTTATGACGCAGTCACAAACACCATAAATACATGCAATATGGATTTCAGGCTCATTGTTCAAGGAAGgcttctgaggggaaaaaattgcttGCATTACTGCCAGGTATTTTCTTCTGATGAAGTTAGAGGTTAGTGACATCCTTTGCAGCCGAAAAAAAGTCACAGTCCTCTCCAACCTGAAATCCAATACAGTTAACCATGTCCTCAGAGCATGAATGAATGTGTGCTTCTGTTTTACCTGTTGTTTATGACTGAGCTGTTAGAGCAAAAAACATGCATTAACACCTGAATCAGGAATCAGTGAACAAAAcagaatatacaaaatacaagaagaaaattaaaccCCACTATTTTatccacacaaaaaaaaaaaagtacagaacaaaacaaaagttAACAAAAGTATAGTAATACTAAGAAAATACCCAGAACTGCCATAGTCTCAATGAAAAGTactttactttctttttcaggaaaagTTGCATCTAGCTCCTCGGGGCTGAGCGACGACAGAGCCACCATGACCCGGTGCGTGGACGAGGAGAGCAGCTCCACCACGGAGCTGCGGCGCCGCTGGCTGAGGCGAAGAAGGGGATCGGAGGAGGAATGCCTCCGCCCCTGGAATAAATGGCTAAAGATGCTGACGGCCGAGCGCCTGCGGGGGGAAGGCTGCATGGCTGCGCGGCCCCAGCTCCGCCCGGCACCGCTGCCCGGGGCGCTCTGAGCGCAGGGGAAGTTGCTCAGCGCTGAAGTTGCGGAGCGGAGCATCCCCGAGCGCGCTCGGCAGCTGGTGCCCGGGGCTGAGCTGTCGCCGTGGTAACGGAGGATGCAGGcgctgctgccagccagcccCGGGCTGCTCCTTTCCACAGCGATTTCGTCTGCTCGGGACAAACTGTTCCACCGCTTGATGAAAATAGTTGCATGTCAAGTAGGTAATTTTCAAACCCGCTGGGAACAACTAAAATGTTTGTCATAAACAATGGGAGTATTTAGTTCCTGCTCAATAACAGGCATTCAGAACTGCTAAGACACAAAAATACTCCATTGAACAGAACAATCAAAATGTAGCTGGAGGCTCTGCCTCCTGAGAGATCTGTAAGGAAGCACATTATACTCCCCCATCTCTTGGTTCTTCATTCCACAGCCACCTCTCCTCCTCCACTTTGCTGCTCCAAAATGCATCATTAGCTGTGTAATGACTGGGATTAGTGTATTCCTGCTGAAATGCTTCAGTATATGACGAATTGTAGACTGTTTGCCTTCTAACAAAACACAATTTGTTATCCAAAACAAaaggctggggtttttttccagggcACAGTTTTTTTATGAAGCAAAGCTGTAACCCTTCAGCCTGACAGAAAGCAGATCAGTAAGAGGAGAAGGTGTGTCAGCTGAGTGCTTCAGGCTTCTGAA
The Taeniopygia guttata chromosome 12, bTaeGut7.mat, whole genome shotgun sequence DNA segment above includes these coding regions:
- the PTPDC1 gene encoding protein tyrosine phosphatase domain-containing protein 1 isoform X2 produces the protein MRVPPHPAFPNPAAPRPRCFPIPTPLILTSLFPSPLFPNPNPVDPNPDPADPDPDSTVPGPTPRMRSGTGRCRRSGSSGPAGTAMAAGVLLQNEQPYSSLIESSVYLANMSSGSSRRPTAKYTKVGERLRHVIPGHMQCSMACGGRACKYENPARWAEHEQALKGLYSSWITDNILAMARPSTEVIEKYNIIEQFERCGIKTIINLQRPGEHASCGNPLEQESGFTYLPEAFMEAGIYFYNFGWKDYGVASLTTILDMVKVMSFALQEGRVAVHCHAGLGRTGVLIACYLVFATRMSADQAILFVRAKRPNSIQTRGQLLCVREFSQFLVPLRNVFACCEPKAHAVTLSQYLTRQRHLLHGLESRHLKHVPKLIHLVCKLLLDLAENRQVVEAELLDIPDLSAEIEKTMSQLASTELEQELARHDSDTSDSSHTHSSALDSQDSHFSLGHERDDFCKRRNVECLQPLTHLRRRLSYSESDLRRTEYLLEQDDTAWTVPAQILVNNKPKQNSGEECSVIGEAKPQLELNKEALVRNTCVFSSQRRFHLDGRRDGSYDRRSSIKEVQRSKTFSSGLACMHNPKEPGMPRHSFANETVHRKDHKTNIYGRRVYLSEDSDSSSSKVSFSIGYESKSDRELSETIPHIVLQSELSLEARRILAAKALADINEFLGEDELKQKVEMWQKELNSQDGAWDKICTERDPFILCSLMWSWIEQLKEPIISKDDIDMLAKNCTESQDALYLLRKEQCQTILCILHCVVNLQVLPADVEEALLARAIKAFTKTSFNSENGPYVYNTLKTVFKQTLEEKRKRIKEGTENPS
- the PTPDC1 gene encoding protein tyrosine phosphatase domain-containing protein 1 isoform X1, which gives rise to MRVPPHPAFPNPAAPRPRCFPIPTPLILTSLFPSPLFPNPNPVDPNPDPADPDPDSTVPGPTPRMRSGTGRCRRSGSSGPAGNSGINRKRETVRSGVDERGQGSQIPAEGLSFPGSLHCSAGALLSPTPECAWALALGRAAAAVALDTSTAMAAGVLLQNEQPYSSLIESSVYLANMSSGSSRRPTAKYTKVGERLRHVIPGHMQCSMACGGRACKYENPARWAEHEQALKGLYSSWITDNILAMARPSTEVIEKYNIIEQFERCGIKTIINLQRPGEHASCGNPLEQESGFTYLPEAFMEAGIYFYNFGWKDYGVASLTTILDMVKVMSFALQEGRVAVHCHAGLGRTGVLIACYLVFATRMSADQAILFVRAKRPNSIQTRGQLLCVREFSQFLVPLRNVFACCEPKAHAVTLSQYLTRQRHLLHGLESRHLKHVPKLIHLVCKLLLDLAENRQVVEAELLDIPDLSAEIEKTMSQLASTELEQELARHDSDTSDSSHTHSSALDSQDSHFSLGHERDDFCKRRNVECLQPLTHLRRRLSYSESDLRRTEYLLEQDDTAWTVPAQILVNNKPKQNSGEECSVIGEAKPQLELNKEALVRNTCVFSSQRRFHLDGRRDGSYDRRSSIKEVQRSKTFSSGLACMHNPKEPGMPRHSFANETVHRKDHKTNIYGRRVYLSEDSDSSSSKVSFSIGYESKSDRELSETIPHIVLQSELSLEARRILAAKALADINEFLGEDELKQKVEMWQKELNSQDGAWDKICTERDPFILCSLMWSWIEQLKEPIISKDDIDMLAKNCTESQDALYLLRKEQCQTILCILHCVVNLQVLPADVEEALLARAIKAFTKTSFNSENGPYVYNTLKTVFKQTLEEKRKRIKEGTENPS
- the PTPDC1 gene encoding protein tyrosine phosphatase domain-containing protein 1 isoform X6, yielding MAAGVLLQNEQPYSSLIESSVYLANMSSGSSRRPTAKYTKVGERLRHVIPGHMQCSMACGGRACKYENPARWAEHEQALKGLYSSWITDNILAMARPSTEVIEKYNIIEQFERCGIKTIINLQRPGEHASCGNPLEQESGFTYLPEAFMEAGIYFYNFGWKDYGVASLTTILDMVKVMSFALQEGRVAVHCHAGLGRTGVLIACYLVFATRMSADQAILFVRAKRPNSIQTRGQLLCVREFSQFLVPLRNVFACCEPKAHAVTLSQYLTRQRHLLHGLESRHLKHVPKLIHLVCKLLLDLAENRQVVEAELLDIPDLSAEIEKTMSQLASTELEQELARHDSDTSDSSHTHSSALDSQDSHFSLGHERDDFCKRRNVECLQPLTHLRRRLSYSESDLRRTEYLLEQDDTAWTVPAQILVNNKPKQNSGEECSVIGEAKPQLELNKEALVRNTCVFSSQRRFHLDGRRDGSYDRRSSIKEVQRSKTFSSGLACMHNPKEPGMPRHSFANETVHRKDHKTNIYGRRVYLSEDSDSSSSKVSFSIGYESKSDRELSETIPHIVLQSELSLEARRILAAKALADINEFLGEDELKQKVEMWQKELNSQDGAWDKICTERDPFILCSLMWSWIEQLKEPIISKDDIDMLAKNCTESQDALYLLRKEQCQTILCILHCVVNLQVLPADVEEALLARAIKAFTKTSFNSENGPYVYNTLKTVFKQTLEEKRKRIKEGTENPS
- the PTPDC1 gene encoding protein tyrosine phosphatase domain-containing protein 1 isoform X5, with product MRVPPHPAFPNPAAPRPRCFPIPTPLILTSLFPSPLFPNPNPVDPNPDPADPDPDSTVPGPTPRMRSGTGRCRRSGSSGPAGNSGINRKRETVRSGVDERGQGSQIPAEGLSFPGSLHCSAGALLSPTPECAWALALGRAAAAVALDTSTAMAAGVLLQNEQPYSSLIESSVYLANMSSGSSRRPTAKYTKVGERLRHVIPGHMQCSMACGGRACKYENPARWAEHEQALKGLYSSWITDNILAMARPSTEVIEKYNIIEQFERCGIKTIINLQRPGEHASCGNPLEQESGFTYLPEAFMEAGIYFYNFGWKDYGVASLTTILDMVKVMSFALQEGRVAVHCHAGLGRTGVLIACYLVFATRMSADQAILFVRAKRPNSIQTRGQLLCVREFSQFLVPLRNVFACCEPKAHAVTLSQYLTRQRHLLHGLESRHLKHVPKLIHLVCKLLLDLAENRQVVEAELLDIPDLSAEIEKTMSQLASTELEQELARHDSDTSDSSHTHSSALDSQDSHFSLGHERDDFCKRRNVECLQPLTHLRRRLSYSESDLRRTEYLLEQDDTAWTVPAQILVNNKPKQNSGEECSVIGEAKPQLELNKEALVRNTCVFSSQRRFHLDGRRDGSYDRRSSIKEVQRSKTFSSGLACMHNPKEPGMPRHSFANETVHRKDHKTNIYGRRVYLSEDSDSSSSKVSFSIGYESKSDRELSETIPHIVLQSELSLEARRILAAKALADINEFLGEDELKQKVEMWQN
- the PTPDC1 gene encoding protein tyrosine phosphatase domain-containing protein 1 isoform X4; protein product: MFLVVHTAAMKGSALTHSFCRVTGTAMAAGVLLQNEQPYSSLIESSVYLANMSSGSSRRPTAKYTKVGERLRHVIPGHMQCSMACGGRACKYENPARWAEHEQALKGLYSSWITDNILAMARPSTEVIEKYNIIEQFERCGIKTIINLQRPGEHASCGNPLEQESGFTYLPEAFMEAGIYFYNFGWKDYGVASLTTILDMVKVMSFALQEGRVAVHCHAGLGRTGVLIACYLVFATRMSADQAILFVRAKRPNSIQTRGQLLCVREFSQFLVPLRNVFACCEPKAHAVTLSQYLTRQRHLLHGLESRHLKHVPKLIHLVCKLLLDLAENRQVVEAELLDIPDLSAEIEKTMSQLASTELEQELARHDSDTSDSSHTHSSALDSQDSHFSLGHERDDFCKRRNVECLQPLTHLRRRLSYSESDLRRTEYLLEQDDTAWTVPAQILVNNKPKQNSGEECSVIGEAKPQLELNKEALVRNTCVFSSQRRFHLDGRRDGSYDRRSSIKEVQRSKTFSSGLACMHNPKEPGMPRHSFANETVHRKDHKTNIYGRRVYLSEDSDSSSSKVSFSIGYESKSDRELSETIPHIVLQSELSLEARRILAAKALADINEFLGEDELKQKVEMWQKELNSQDGAWDKICTERDPFILCSLMWSWIEQLKEPIISKDDIDMLAKNCTESQDALYLLRKEQCQTILCILHCVVNLQVLPADVEEALLARAIKAFTKTSFNSENGPYVYNTLKTVFKQTLEEKRKRIKEGTENPS
- the PTPDC1 gene encoding protein tyrosine phosphatase domain-containing protein 1 isoform X3 — translated: MLRSATSALSNFPCAQSAPGSGAGRSWGRAAMQPSPRRRSAVSIFSHLFQGRRHSSSDPLLRLSQRRRSSVVELLSSSTHRVMVALSSLSPEELDATFPEKERSSRRPTAKYTKVGERLRHVIPGHMQCSMACGGRACKYENPARWAEHEQALKGLYSSWITDNILAMARPSTEVIEKYNIIEQFERCGIKTIINLQRPGEHASCGNPLEQESGFTYLPEAFMEAGIYFYNFGWKDYGVASLTTILDMVKVMSFALQEGRVAVHCHAGLGRTGVLIACYLVFATRMSADQAILFVRAKRPNSIQTRGQLLCVREFSQFLVPLRNVFACCEPKAHAVTLSQYLTRQRHLLHGLESRHLKHVPKLIHLVCKLLLDLAENRQVVEAELLDIPDLSAEIEKTMSQLASTELEQELARHDSDTSDSSHTHSSALDSQDSHFSLGHERDDFCKRRNVECLQPLTHLRRRLSYSESDLRRTEYLLEQDDTAWTVPAQILVNNKPKQNSGEECSVIGEAKPQLELNKEALVRNTCVFSSQRRFHLDGRRDGSYDRRSSIKEVQRSKTFSSGLACMHNPKEPGMPRHSFANETVHRKDHKTNIYGRRVYLSEDSDSSSSKVSFSIGYESKSDRELSETIPHIVLQSELSLEARRILAAKALADINEFLGEDELKQKVEMWQKELNSQDGAWDKICTERDPFILCSLMWSWIEQLKEPIISKDDIDMLAKNCTESQDALYLLRKEQCQTILCILHCVVNLQVLPADVEEALLARAIKAFTKTSFNSENGPYVYNTLKTVFKQTLEEKRKRIKEGTENPS